Part of the Variovorax sp. PAMC 28711 genome is shown below.
GTCGCGCAGGCGGTGCCGAAGCACCAGCCGGTCGAGCGCGACATCGCGGTGGTTGTGGGCGAGTCTGTTTCGCATGACACATTGCTCGACGCCGTGCGTGCAGCGCCGACGCAAGGGTTGTTGCGCGATGCGACGCTCTTCGACATTTACCGTCCGCAGGCTGGCGCCTCGGCCGGCGGTCTGGCCGCGGGCGAGAAGAGCATGGCCGTGCGGTTGGGCTTCCATGCGGACAACGCCACCCTGACCGACGAGCAGGTCGATCCGGCGGTCCGCGCCATCGTCGACCAGCTTGCCAACACCCTCGGGGCCCGCTTGCGCGGAGGATAAACGCCATGGAATTCACGCTCGAAGCCCTCGACACGCCTGCGCTCACCAAGGCCCATCTCGCTGATCTGCTGTTCGAGCAAATCGGCCTCAACAAGCGCGAGTCCAAGGACATGGTCGAGGCGTTCTTCGATCTGGTGGCGGGCAGTCTTATCGAAGGAACCGACGTCAAGATTTCCGGCTTCGGCAACTTCCAGATCCGCGTCAAGGCGCCGCGGCCAGGGCGCAACCCGCGAACCGGCGAAGCCATTCCCATCGGCGCACGACGCGTCGCGACCTTTCATGCGAGCGCGAAACTGAAGGAACAGATTCACGGAAGCATCGAGGAAGAGGGCGCGCAAGAGGTGGAGTGGAGCGTCGGAACGGAATAAGTGTTGGTGCTCCGCGCATGCGTGGAGTAACCTCTGAGGTTCCCCGCGCACTGTCTTGATTTCAATGGAGAAAACGCTCCCGCCGATCCCTGTCAAACGCTACTTCACGATCGGTGAAGTGGGCGAACTCTGCGGCGTCAAGCCGCACGTGTTGCGCTACTGGGAGCAGGAGTTCACGCAACTTCGCCCCATGAAGCGCCGCGGCAATCGCCGCTATTACCAGCACCACGAAGTGCTCATGATCCGCCGCATCCGCGATCTGCTCTACGACCAGGGCTTCACCATCAGCGGCGCACGCAACAAGTTGCAGGAGCTGGTGCAGGGCGAGCGCGATCGGCGCAAGGCGGGCGAGATTCCGCTCGACGGCATGGAGGCCGTCGAGATCGACCAGGAAGAATTCGACGCCGCCGTGGTCGAACAAGCCCATGGCGACGAGTCGCATCATGCCGTTCAGGTGAGCCCGTCCCAGTTGTCGATGTTGCGGCGCGAGTTGTTTGAAATTCGTGAGCTGCTGTCGGTCGGCCACTGAAAGAGCCCGGCTATAATCGTTGGCTTCGGTGTGTGGCGCAGCCTGGTAGCGCACTTGCATGGGGTGCAAGGGGTCGAAGGTTCGAATCCTTTCACACCGACCATAGACAGTTCCGACAACGTCCAAGGTTGTCCAAAAAGCCCCGAGTGATGCAGTCATTCGGGGCTTTTTTCGTTTCGAGAGGCGCTTTGATGCGTTCTCCTTTGCATCCATCGGCGGTGCCGAAGCGTTAGGCTTGCCGCGTCACCTGCGCAGCCCAAGGAACCCGCCATGTCGAACCCTCAGGACCTCTATCGCCAGAAGCTCACCTCTCCCGCCGAGGCCATGCGCCTGGTGCGCGATGGCGACAGCATCATCGTGCCGACGGGCGTCGGCGAAGCGCCGGCGCTGCTGACCGCGTTGTCGGAACAGAGTCGGGACTTCCACGACGTCAAGGTGAGCCAGATCCTCGCGATGCGCAAGTACGGCTACCTCGACCCTGAAACGGTCGCGAACGTGAGGCATGTCGCGCTGTTTTTCGGCGGTGCGACACGGGCCGGCGGACAGGCCGGCTGGGTCGACTTCATCCCCAACTATTTTTCGGAGATCCCGGCCCAGATCGAGCGCGAGCAGATCCCCGCGCAAGTGGTTTTCAGCATGGCGTCGCCGATGGACGACGAGGGCTATTTCGCGCTCAGCCTCGGCGCGGACTACACCATGGCCGCCATCGCGAAGGCGCGTGCCGTGGTGCTCGAAGTCAACCCGAACGTGCCCTTCGCGTTCGGCGACTGCCGGGTGCACGTTTCGCAGGTGACCGCGCTGGTGGAGAGCGACCAGCCGGTGATGGAGGTCGGGTTGCCCACGATCGGGCCGGTGCAGATCGCGATCGCACAGCACGTCGCTGACATGATCGACGATGGCTCGACCCTGCAGATTGGCTACGGCGGCATCCCCGATGCGGTGGTGATGCAGCTCACGCACAAGCACGACCTCGGCATCCATACCGAGATGATTGGCGACGGCATCCTGTCGCTGGTGGAATGTGGTGCGGTGACCAACCGGCGAAAGAACTATCTGCCCGGGAAGATGATCGCCACCTTCGCGCTCGGCTCGGCAAAGCTCTACCGCTTCATGCACCGCAATCCGATGCTGGAGATGCATCCGGTGAACTTCACCAACGACCCGACGCTTGCCGGCCTGAACGACAACCTCGTCGCCATCAACGCGACATTGCAGATCGACCTGCTCGGTCAATGCGGCTCGGAGAGCCTGGGTTATGCGCCGTTCTCCGGCACCGGCGGACAGTCGGACTTCGTGCGCGCGGCCAACCGATCGCGTGGGGGCAAGGCCTTCATCGTGCTGCCTTCGACCGCGAAGAACGACACCATCTCGCGCGTCGTGCCGGTGCTCGCGCCCGGTACGCATGTGAGCACCAGCAAGAACGACGTCAACTATGTCGTGACCGAGTACGGGGTGGCGCAGTTGCGTGGCAAGTCGGCCGGGCAACGTGCGCGCGAGCTCATCGGGATCGCGCATCCGGCGTTTCGCGCCGAACTCACGGCGCAGGCGCGGCAGATGAACGTCTTGTAGAACGCGCGGGCCATTGCCCCCGCTTCACTTCCTGTCGCGCGGCACCCGGCCCATCAGGAAGAATTCCGTGTTCGGCTGCATGCCGCTGAAGCTCGCCATCCGGTTGCTCAGGCCGAAAAACGATGTGATGGCGGCGATGTCCCAGATGTCTTCGTCGTCGAAGCCGTGCGCGTGCAATGGCGCGAAGTCTGCGTCGTCGATTTCGTGCGAGCGGTCGGAGACCTTCATCGCGAAGTCGAGCATCGCGCGCTGGCGCGGCGTGATGTCGGCCTTGCGGTAGTTCACGGCCACCTGGTCGGCGACGAGCGGCTTCTTCTCGTAGATGCGCAGCAGCGCACCGTGCGCCACCACACAGTAGAGGCACTGGTTGGCCGCGCTCGTGGTGGTCACGATCATCTCGCGATCGCCTTTGGTGAGCGAGCCTTCTTCCTTCAGCATCAAGGCATCGTGGTAAGCGAAGAAAGCGCGCCATTCGGCGGGCCGCCGCGCCAGCCCGAGAAAGACGTTGGGCACGAAGCCCGCTTTCTCTTGCACCGCGAGGATGGCCGTGCGGATGTCCTCGGGCAAATCTTTCAGTTCTGAAAGCGGATAGCGTGCAGTCATGGGGAGGTCTCCGTCGAATTAGTTGACCAGAATGATAGGCAAGCGCTCGTCCTGCAGCGAACATCCATTGACAGCGCGATGATGATTATTCGCATAACAACAGAGACGGCGCCCGCTGTCCACACCACGCGATGACTGATCTGTCCCATCCTGGTCGGCGCGGTTTCCTTCGCCGCTCCATTGCCATCGTTCCTGCAGCGGCAGCGCTCACCACCACCGGCTTCGTCGCCGGGCGGCAAGTGGCTGCACAGCCGGCGGCAACGCCCGCTGAGCCCCCGGCTGCACCCTATTCCCCGGTGTATTTCCACGCAGACGAATGGACCTTCATCCAGTCCGCCGTCGCGCGCCTGATTCCGTCGGACGACGTGGGCCCCGGTGCCATCGAAGCGGGCGTGCCCGAGTTCATCGACCGGCAGATGGAAGGCGGCTTCGGCCAGGCCGTCACCTGGTACACGCACGGGCCGTTCGTGCCGAGCTCGCCGCTCTTCGGATACCAGGGAAAGATGCTGCCGCGCGAGCTTTATCGTGCCGGCATTGCCGCGATCGATGAATGGTGCACACGCCAGCGTGGCGGCAAACGCTTTGCCGATCTCGACGGCACGCAACAGGACGAAGTGCTCAAGGGCCTCGAGGGCGAGACCATCAAGTTCGACACGGTCGATGCCAAGTGGTTCTTCACCTTCTTGTTGCAGAACACCAAGGAGGGCTATTTCAGCGATCCGATCCATGGCGGCAACAAGAACGCGGCGGCCTGGAAGATGATCGGATTCCCGGGCGCGCGTGCCGACTTCCTTGACTGGGTCGACAAGCCCGGTGTGCACTACCCGCTGCCTCCCGTCAGCATCAACGGGCCGCAAGGCTGAGGGGCGCGACATGGCCACCATCAAGAAGCCAAGCGTCGATGCCGTACTGGTCGGATTCGGCTGGACCGGCGCCATCATGGGCATGGAGCTCACCGCCGCGGGCCTCAACGTGCTCGCGCTGGAGCGCGGCGAGCACCGCGACACGGTGCCCGACTTCGCTTACCCGCGTATCACCGATGAGCTGAGCTACGGCATCCGCGGCAAGCTTTTCCAGAACCTCTCGAAGGAGACGGTCACCATTCGCCATACGCCCGCCGACCTGGCGGTGCCGTATCGTCAAAATGGGTCTTTCCTGCTGGGGGATGGCGTCGGCGGCGCTGGCGTCCACTGGAACGGGCACCACTGGCGCGCCCTCCCGGCCGACCTCAAGTTGCGCACCACCTATGAAGAACGCTACGGCAAGAAGTTCATCCCCGAGGGCATGCAGCTGCGCGACTTCGGCGTGAGCTACGACGAGCTCGAACCGCACTTCGACCAGTTCGAAAAGATCTGCGGCACCTCCGGCAAGGCCGGCAACATCAAGGGACGGATCCAGCCCGGCGGGAACCCGTTCGAAGGCTGGCGCACCAATGAATATCCGTTGCCGCCGCTGGCATCGCCCAACAGCGCGGTTCTGTTCGAAAAGGCCGCACGCGAGCTCGGCTACCACCCGTTTCCACAGGCCGCGGCCAACGCATCGCGGGCCTACACCAACCCGCATGGCGCGCAACTGGGGCCGTGCAATTTCTGCGGCTTCTGCGAGCGGTACGGCTGCTACATGTACGCCAAGGCGTCGCCGCAAACCACACTGCTGCCGACTCTTTTGAAGCGGCTCAACTTCGAGCTGCGCACGCGCTCGCATGTGCAACGCGTGAACATGTCGCCCGACGGCAAGAAGGCCACTGGCGTGACTTACATCGATGCGCAGGGCAACGAGGTCGAGCAGCCCGCGGACCTCGTCGTGCTGTGCGCCTATCAGATGCACAACGTGCGGCTCTTGCTGCTGTCGAAGATCGGCAAGCCCTATGACCCGGCGACCGGCGAAGGCGTGGTCGGCCGCAATTACGCCTACCAGCTCAACGGCGGCGCGACGCTGCACTTCGACAAGAACCAGCCGATGAACCCGTTCGTCGGCGCGGGCGCCAGCGGCCACGCGATGGACGACTTCGACGGCGACAACTTCGACCACGGCCCGGCCGGCTTCGTCGGGGGCGCCACCATCAACTGCATCAACACGGGTGGCCGGCCGATCCAGCAGCTCGCGGTGCCCGCGGGCACGCCCGCGTGGGGCGCGGCCTGGAAGAAGGCCGCAAAGGAAAACTACGTTTACCAAACCAGCGTGGGCAGCCAGGGCTCGGTCATGGCGTATCGCGACAACTATCTCGATCTGGACCCGACCTACAAGGACCAGTTCGGCCAGCCGCTCTTGCGCATGACCTTCGACTGGAAGGACAACGACATGGCGATGACGGCGTTCATCGGCAGCAAGGTCGAGCAGATCGCGAAAGCCATGAACCCGAAGCACCTTGCCATGGGCTTCAAGAAGAAGGGCGAACACTACGACGTGCGCCCGTACCAGTCGACCCACAACACTGGCGGCGCGATCATGGGCACCGACCCGACGCTCAGCGTGCTGAACCGCTACCTGCAGGTGTGGGACGTGCCCAATGTGTTCGTGATGGGCGCGAGCGCGTTTCCGCAGAACTTTGGCTACAACCCGACCGCCGTGGTCGGCGCACTGGCGTACTGGTCCGCGAAAGCGATTCGCGAGACATACTTGAAAAATCCGGGAGCGTTGGCATGAAGGCGGCGGCCACGACTCGTCTTTGCATCGCGGGCGCGGCGATGCTTGCCAGCGCGATGATTTCCAGCTGGGCCTTCGGACAGAAGGTCGAGGCGCAACCCGCTGTCCTCCCACCGACCCATGCGACCGCCAGCGGTGCGCCTGCTGTCGGGCCCGTCACCGCCGACCCGCTCATCGAGCGCGGGCGCTACCTCGCGCGCGTCGGCGATTGCGTGAGCTGCCACACCGGCCCGAGCAAGGTGCCGTTCGCCGGCGGCCTGCCGATGAAGACGCCGTTCGGCACCATCGTCTCGACCAACATCACGCCCGACAAGGATGCGGGCATCGGCAACTACACCGAGGAAGATTTCGCACGTGCACTCCGCGAGGGCGTGCGCAAGGACGGCAAGCGCCTCTATCCGGCAATGCCGTACCCGTCGTTCACGCGGCTGACCGACGACGACACGCATGCGCTCTATGCGTTCTTCCAGAGGGGCGTTGCCGCGCAATCTGCCAAGCCGCCATCGACCGATTTGCCGTGGCCGTTCAACATGCGCTTTCTGATGATGGGGTGGAACCTGCTCTACCTCGACAAGGGCACCTACCAACCCGATACCGCTCGCTCCGCGGAATGGAACCGCGGCGCCTATCTCGTGCAGGGGCTCGGCCACTGTGCCGACTGCCACACCCCGCGCGGCATGCTCGGCGCCGTCAAGGCGAACAGCGAGCGCAAGGGCGACAGCTACATGGCGGGCGCATTGATCGACGACTGGCTGGCGCAGCCGCTGCGCCACATGGACCGCCCGACCGCCGCGCAGTGGCCGACCGAAGACATGGTCACCTACCTGCAGACCGGTCGCACGGCACACACCGCGGCCTTCGGCCCGATGTCTCAGGTGGTGGAGAACAGCACGCAGTACATGAGTCGTGAAGACCTTGCCTCGATCGCCGTCTACCTTCAATCGGTCGGTGCGCCGGCCAACACGGCCGCGCCCACGGTCGCGCCGCAGGCAGCCGTCGTCGCCGCAGCGGACAAGCAACCGGCCACGCAACAGCTTCGTGCAGGCACGGTCGCGGGCGCGGGCGCGATGGTCTATCTCAACAACTGCAATGCCTGCCATCGATCGAGCGGCACGGGTGCCGACAGCACCTTCCCCGCACTCGCCGGCAACAGCGTGGTGAACGCGAAAGACCCGACGTCGTTGATCCGCATCGTGCTCGCGGGCTCCGCGATGCCCGCGACGGTGAAGGCCCCGTCGGCACTGGCGATGCCCGGGTTCGGCTGGCGCCTGACCGATGCCAATGTCGCCGACCTGTTGAGCTTCGCGCGTGGCAGTTGGGGCAACAAGGCCGAGGCCGTGACGGCAGCGCAAGTGGCCGGCGTGCGCAAGAGCTTGCCCGAACCGACCGCCAAGCCGTAGAAAGCTCGCGACCTACTCGATCCCGAGGTCGAGCTTCGAGACGAGCGCCCGGCTGTGCGCATTCAGGCCGATGACCTTCACGGCGCTGCCGTGCTTGCGCAGCCGCTGACACACCTTGTCCAGCGCGTTCACCGCGGTGATGTCCCAGAAATGGGCGGTGCTCAGGTCGATCGTGACCGGCCGACCTTCGACGTCGCGCACGTCGAAGGCGTCGACCAGCATGTCGGCCGATGCGAAGAAGACCTGGCCCGAGACACGGTAGGTCAGCCCATCGTCCTGCGTGGTGGTGACCGACAGCAGGCGTGACACCTTGAAAGTGAAGAAGACCCCGCTCAAGAGCACGCCCACCGCCACGCCCGCGGCCAGGTTGTCAGTCGCCACGGTCACCGCCACGGTCGCAGCCATGACGGCGCTCGAAAGCTTGGGATGCGTGAGCAACGCACGGGCGGAACCCCAGTCGAGCGTGGAGGCCGACACCATCACCATGATGGCGACCAGCGCCGCCACCGGCACCTGGGACACCCAGGGCTTCAGCAGCACCATGAGGATGAGCAAGAAGGCACCGGCGAACAGCGTCGAGAGCCGACCGCGGCCGCCGTAGCGCACGTTGCTCACCGTCTGTCCGATCATCCCGCACCCGGCAATTCCGCCGAGAAAACTCGCGGTGACGTTGGCAATGCCGAGCCCGCTGCATTCGCGATTCTTGGAACTCGGCGTGTCGGTGAGCTCGTCGACGACGCTCGCCGTCATCATCGACTCGAGCAATCCCACCATGGCGATGGCGATGGCCGGCAATGCGATGAGCTTGAGTGTCTCCCCGAAAAAGGGACTTGCGGAATACCGAACTTCGGCAGGCCCTGGGGCAGCAGGCCGAGGTCGGCGACCATCTTGAGCGGAAGGTGCATCCACTGGCCGATGAGCGTGAGGACCACGATGCAGACCAGCGGCGACGGAACGACCGTGGTGATGCGCGGAAGGCCGTAGATGATCACCAGCCCCAGGCCACCATGGCCCAGGTGGCAGCGTTGGCCCCGATGAGGTGCGGCATCTGCGCCGAGAAATCAGGATGGCCAGTGCGTTGACGAAGCCTGTGCGCACTGAGCCCGACACGTATCGCATCAGGACGCCGAGGCGCAGCCATCCGAAGAGGATTTGAACGGCGCCGCCAGGAGCCGGCGGCAAACAGATACTGGACACCGTGTGCATGAACCAGTGGCGCAGCGACCAGGGCAACGGAACCCGCTGCCGCCGACACCATCGCCGGCCGGCCCCCAAAGAAAGCGATGACGATGCTGATGACGAACGAAGCGAAGAGTCCCACCGCAGGGTCGACACCCGCCACGAAGGAAAACGCGATCACCTCCGGGATGAGAGCGAACGTGGCGACGGCACCGGCCATGAGTTCGCGCGGAATGCTCGGCGCCCATTCGGCGCGAAAGGGATGAGGGTGTTTGGACATCGGATGGCTGGCCTCGCGCATCGCAAGGCTCGAAAAAGGGCGCGGACAAGACAGCCCGGAGGCAATTCCCGGGCTTGGCAAGACATTAGCAGCTACGTGTCGGGATGCGCGAGTACCGCGGGCGAAGCGTCGAATTCCAGCACCGCCAGATCGCTCTGGTCCTTGAGCGAGATGCCGGTCGCGCCGCGGCGCAGCGCCTCGCGCATGAGCCAGGCGAGCTTGAAGGCCGCGGTCGCGTACGAAAGGCCGTCGA
Proteins encoded:
- a CDS encoding integration host factor subunit alpha yields the protein MEFTLEALDTPALTKAHLADLLFEQIGLNKRESKDMVEAFFDLVAGSLIEGTDVKISGFGNFQIRVKAPRPGRNPRTGEAIPIGARRVATFHASAKLKEQIHGSIEEEGAQEVEWSVGTE
- a CDS encoding MerR family transcriptional regulator yields the protein MEKTLPPIPVKRYFTIGEVGELCGVKPHVLRYWEQEFTQLRPMKRRGNRRYYQHHEVLMIRRIRDLLYDQGFTISGARNKLQELVQGERDRRKAGEIPLDGMEAVEIDQEEFDAAVVEQAHGDESHHAVQVSPSQLSMLRRELFEIRELLSVGH
- a CDS encoding acetyl-CoA hydrolase/transferase family protein produces the protein MSNPQDLYRQKLTSPAEAMRLVRDGDSIIVPTGVGEAPALLTALSEQSRDFHDVKVSQILAMRKYGYLDPETVANVRHVALFFGGATRAGGQAGWVDFIPNYFSEIPAQIEREQIPAQVVFSMASPMDDEGYFALSLGADYTMAAIAKARAVVLEVNPNVPFAFGDCRVHVSQVTALVESDQPVMEVGLPTIGPVQIAIAQHVADMIDDGSTLQIGYGGIPDAVVMQLTHKHDLGIHTEMIGDGILSLVECGAVTNRRKNYLPGKMIATFALGSAKLYRFMHRNPMLEMHPVNFTNDPTLAGLNDNLVAINATLQIDLLGQCGSESLGYAPFSGTGGQSDFVRAANRSRGGKAFIVLPSTAKNDTISRVVPVLAPGTHVSTSKNDVNYVVTEYGVAQLRGKSAGQRARELIGIAHPAFRAELTAQARQMNVL
- a CDS encoding peroxidase-related enzyme (This protein belongs to a clade of uncharacterized proteins related to peroxidases such as the alkylhydroperoxidase AhpD.), whose product is MTARYPLSELKDLPEDIRTAILAVQEKAGFVPNVFLGLARRPAEWRAFFAYHDALMLKEEGSLTKGDREMIVTTTSAANQCLYCVVAHGALLRIYEKKPLVADQVAVNYRKADITPRQRAMLDFAMKVSDRSHEIDDADFAPLHAHGFDDEDIWDIAAITSFFGLSNRMASFSGMQPNTEFFLMGRVPRDRK
- a CDS encoding gluconate 2-dehydrogenase subunit 3 family protein; its protein translation is MTDLSHPGRRGFLRRSIAIVPAAAALTTTGFVAGRQVAAQPAATPAEPPAAPYSPVYFHADEWTFIQSAVARLIPSDDVGPGAIEAGVPEFIDRQMEGGFGQAVTWYTHGPFVPSSPLFGYQGKMLPRELYRAGIAAIDEWCTRQRGGKRFADLDGTQQDEVLKGLEGETIKFDTVDAKWFFTFLLQNTKEGYFSDPIHGGNKNAAAWKMIGFPGARADFLDWVDKPGVHYPLPPVSINGPQG
- a CDS encoding GMC family oxidoreductase, whose product is MATIKKPSVDAVLVGFGWTGAIMGMELTAAGLNVLALERGEHRDTVPDFAYPRITDELSYGIRGKLFQNLSKETVTIRHTPADLAVPYRQNGSFLLGDGVGGAGVHWNGHHWRALPADLKLRTTYEERYGKKFIPEGMQLRDFGVSYDELEPHFDQFEKICGTSGKAGNIKGRIQPGGNPFEGWRTNEYPLPPLASPNSAVLFEKAARELGYHPFPQAAANASRAYTNPHGAQLGPCNFCGFCERYGCYMYAKASPQTTLLPTLLKRLNFELRTRSHVQRVNMSPDGKKATGVTYIDAQGNEVEQPADLVVLCAYQMHNVRLLLLSKIGKPYDPATGEGVVGRNYAYQLNGGATLHFDKNQPMNPFVGAGASGHAMDDFDGDNFDHGPAGFVGGATINCINTGGRPIQQLAVPAGTPAWGAAWKKAAKENYVYQTSVGSQGSVMAYRDNYLDLDPTYKDQFGQPLLRMTFDWKDNDMAMTAFIGSKVEQIAKAMNPKHLAMGFKKKGEHYDVRPYQSTHNTGGAIMGTDPTLSVLNRYLQVWDVPNVFVMGASAFPQNFGYNPTAVVGALAYWSAKAIRETYLKNPGALA
- a CDS encoding c-type cytochrome; this encodes MKAAATTRLCIAGAAMLASAMISSWAFGQKVEAQPAVLPPTHATASGAPAVGPVTADPLIERGRYLARVGDCVSCHTGPSKVPFAGGLPMKTPFGTIVSTNITPDKDAGIGNYTEEDFARALREGVRKDGKRLYPAMPYPSFTRLTDDDTHALYAFFQRGVAAQSAKPPSTDLPWPFNMRFLMMGWNLLYLDKGTYQPDTARSAEWNRGAYLVQGLGHCADCHTPRGMLGAVKANSERKGDSYMAGALIDDWLAQPLRHMDRPTAAQWPTEDMVTYLQTGRTAHTAAFGPMSQVVENSTQYMSREDLASIAVYLQSVGAPANTAAPTVAPQAAVVAAADKQPATQQLRAGTVAGAGAMVYLNNCNACHRSSGTGADSTFPALAGNSVVNAKDPTSLIRIVLAGSAMPATVKAPSALAMPGFGWRLTDANVADLLSFARGSWGNKAEAVTAAQVAGVRKSLPEPTAKP